A genomic region of Sphingobium sp. HWE2-09 contains the following coding sequences:
- a CDS encoding sensor histidine kinase, translated as MQRRNYRFVERLPLVLDRPVYAYILTIVFCASALLLRYAAEPLLPTGYPFVTFFPAVILSSFLFGVRPGIFAGVLCAILSWYVFIPPYGSFTLNPAVAVAMLFYTGVVVVDIALIHFMQRANFNLAIERERSAALAENRELLFHELQHRVSNNLQVVAAMLSLQRRHVDHDVARRALDDASARLALVGRISRALYDPSGVGQDMRSFLTTLTADIVDASGRQDIALTVVAPADLRLDPNITVPLALVVAESVSNAIEHGLPDRAGHIGVTLESANGALALLVADDGQGIPADGGADKNGSLGLRIAHALAAQLGGRFALLPGGQGGAIARLDLPVRAGC; from the coding sequence ATGCAACGGAGGAATTACCGCTTTGTCGAACGCCTGCCGCTCGTCCTCGACCGGCCGGTCTATGCCTATATCCTGACCATTGTCTTTTGCGCATCCGCCCTGCTGTTGCGTTATGCGGCGGAGCCTTTGCTGCCGACGGGCTATCCCTTCGTCACTTTCTTCCCCGCGGTCATCCTGTCATCCTTCCTGTTCGGCGTGCGGCCCGGCATCTTCGCGGGCGTTTTGTGCGCGATCCTGTCCTGGTATGTCTTCATCCCGCCCTATGGCAGCTTCACGCTCAATCCCGCGGTGGCGGTGGCGATGCTATTCTATACCGGCGTGGTCGTGGTGGACATCGCGCTCATCCATTTCATGCAGCGCGCGAATTTCAACCTCGCGATAGAGCGGGAGCGCAGCGCTGCGCTGGCGGAAAATCGCGAACTGCTGTTCCACGAACTCCAGCATCGCGTGTCCAACAATCTGCAGGTCGTCGCCGCGATGCTCTCGCTCCAGCGGCGTCATGTCGATCATGACGTCGCGCGCCGGGCGCTGGACGACGCATCGGCGCGACTGGCGCTGGTCGGCCGCATCAGTCGCGCGCTTTACGATCCGTCGGGCGTAGGACAGGACATGCGCAGCTTCCTGACGACGCTGACCGCCGACATCGTGGACGCCAGCGGGCGTCAGGATATCGCCCTGACCGTGGTCGCGCCGGCCGATTTGCGGCTGGACCCCAATATCACGGTGCCGCTGGCGCTGGTGGTGGCGGAATCGGTCAGCAATGCGATCGAACATGGCCTGCCCGACCGCGCCGGGCATATCGGCGTGACATTGGAATCGGCGAACGGAGCGCTGGCTTTGCTGGTCGCCGACGACGGGCAGGGCATCCCGGCGGATGGCGGCGCGGACAAGAATGGATCGCTGGGCCTGCGCATCGCCCATGCGCTTGCGGCCCAGTTGGGCGGCCGTTTCGCGCTGCTGCCAGGGGGGCAGGGGGGCGCGATCGCCCGGCTGGATCTGCCTGTCCGGGCAGGCTGTTGA
- a CDS encoding outer membrane protein assembly factor BamD, which yields MLTKTTTRIGAATALVLTASLVLTGCSTSKNKADTQYVARDVSTLYNSGKDRLDRGQYKLAAALFDEVERQHPYSPWARRAQLMSAFSYYMNTDYNEAIAAAQRFLSIHTGNKDAPYAYYLIALCYYEQIADVTRDQKITQQALDSLGELIRRYPDTRYAANSRLKVDLVNDHLAGKEMEVGRFYQRRGQWLAATLRFRSVVDKYQTTTHTPEALERLVESYLSLGIPAEAQKAAAVLGANYPGSEWYARSYKLMQQHGGKA from the coding sequence ATGCTGACGAAAACCACGACGCGCATCGGCGCGGCCACCGCCCTGGTCCTGACCGCTTCGCTTGTCCTGACAGGCTGTTCGACGTCTAAGAACAAGGCCGATACCCAATATGTCGCCCGCGACGTATCGACCCTGTATAATAGTGGTAAGGACCGGCTGGACCGCGGCCAGTATAAGCTCGCCGCCGCACTGTTTGACGAAGTCGAGCGTCAGCATCCCTATTCGCCCTGGGCGCGCCGGGCGCAGCTTATGTCGGCGTTCAGCTATTATATGAACACCGACTACAACGAAGCGATCGCCGCGGCGCAGCGTTTCCTGTCGATCCATACTGGCAACAAGGACGCGCCCTACGCCTATTATCTGATCGCGCTGTGCTATTATGAGCAGATTGCCGACGTCACCCGCGACCAGAAGATCACGCAGCAGGCGCTGGATTCGCTGGGCGAGCTGATCCGCCGTTATCCCGACACGCGCTACGCCGCCAACTCGCGGTTGAAGGTCGATCTGGTCAACGATCATCTGGCCGGCAAGGAAATGGAAGTCGGCCGCTTCTACCAGCGGCGCGGCCAGTGGCTCGCCGCCACGCTGCGCTTCCGTTCGGTGGTCGATAAATATCAGACCACGACGCACACGCCCGAAGCGCTGGAGCGGCTGGTCGAATCCTATCTCTCGCTCGGCATCCCCGCCGAAGCGCAAAAGGCCGCCGCCGTCCTGGGCGCCAACTATCCTGGCAGCGAATGGTATGCGCGCAGCTACAAGTTGATGCAGCAGCATGGCGGCAAGGCTTAA
- the recN gene encoding DNA repair protein RecN, with protein sequence MLTSLAIRNVVLIEALDLEFGAGLSVLTGETGAGKSILLNSLGLALGARADSGLVRNGETQASVVASFEPPAAATRVALLLADNGIDIEPGEPLLIRRLVKADGGSRAFVNDQPCSAALLRDIGGSLVEIHGQHDDRGLLNPRGHRALLDSYGRCEAGAVAAAHAAWRTAATALAEARTSVDNAARDRDYLTHAVEELRKFAPEPGEEAALAEERATMQKGARLTDDLSAVGDCLTGSDGGLAQLRQAARRLDRIASEEPLLAAVLDALDRAVAEASEAEDRLAEAADALSFDPARLDRVETRLFDLRGLARKHHVQPDDLAALHDDMAAKLAAIEGGEEHLAKLEADVATKADAYRAAAQALSAERQLAAGRLDAAVAGELAPLKLDAARFRTVVAQLDEGQWSPQGMDRVEFEISTNPGAPFAPLAKIASGGELSRFILALKVALAERGGADTLIFDEIDRGVGGAVADAIGERLSRLAQSNQILVVTHSPQVAARGAGHMLIAKSSDGTVTRTGVHALDDAERREEIARMLSGAEITAEARAQAERLLERV encoded by the coding sequence CTGCTAACCTCGCTCGCCATCCGCAACGTCGTGCTGATCGAAGCGCTGGACCTGGAGTTCGGCGCGGGCCTGTCGGTGCTGACGGGCGAAACGGGCGCGGGCAAATCGATCCTGCTCAATTCGCTGGGACTGGCGCTGGGCGCGCGCGCCGATAGCGGCCTGGTGCGCAATGGGGAGACGCAGGCCAGCGTCGTCGCCAGCTTCGAACCGCCCGCTGCCGCCACCCGCGTCGCGCTGCTGCTGGCGGACAACGGCATCGATATCGAACCGGGCGAACCGCTGCTGATCCGCCGCCTGGTGAAGGCGGACGGCGGCAGTCGCGCCTTCGTCAACGACCAGCCCTGTTCGGCCGCGCTACTGCGCGATATCGGCGGATCGCTGGTCGAAATCCACGGCCAGCATGACGATCGCGGTCTGCTCAACCCGCGCGGGCATCGGGCTTTGCTCGACAGCTATGGCCGCTGCGAAGCAGGCGCGGTCGCCGCCGCCCATGCCGCCTGGCGCACGGCAGCGACCGCTTTGGCGGAGGCGCGCACCAGCGTGGACAATGCTGCACGCGACCGCGATTATCTGACTCACGCGGTCGAGGAACTGCGCAAATTCGCGCCTGAACCGGGCGAGGAAGCGGCGCTCGCCGAAGAGCGCGCGACCATGCAGAAGGGCGCGCGCCTGACCGATGACCTGTCCGCCGTGGGCGATTGCCTGACCGGATCGGACGGCGGTCTCGCCCAGTTGCGGCAGGCCGCGCGTCGGCTCGATCGCATCGCGTCGGAAGAACCGCTGCTCGCCGCCGTGCTCGACGCGCTGGATCGCGCCGTGGCGGAAGCGAGCGAGGCGGAGGATCGGCTGGCCGAAGCCGCCGACGCCCTGAGCTTCGACCCCGCGCGCTTGGACCGGGTCGAAACCCGCTTGTTCGATCTGCGCGGCCTGGCCCGCAAACATCATGTCCAGCCCGATGACCTGGCCGCTCTGCACGACGACATGGCCGCCAAATTGGCCGCGATCGAGGGCGGGGAGGAGCATCTCGCCAAGCTGGAGGCCGATGTCGCGACGAAGGCCGACGCCTATCGCGCCGCCGCACAGGCGCTGTCGGCCGAACGGCAACTCGCCGCCGGTCGTCTCGATGCTGCGGTGGCGGGCGAACTGGCGCCCCTGAAACTCGACGCCGCCCGTTTCCGCACCGTGGTTGCGCAGCTGGACGAGGGCCAGTGGAGTCCGCAGGGCATGGACCGGGTCGAGTTTGAAATCTCGACCAATCCCGGCGCGCCCTTCGCCCCACTGGCGAAAATCGCATCGGGCGGCGAATTGTCGCGCTTCATCTTGGCGCTGAAGGTCGCGCTGGCGGAACGGGGCGGGGCGGACACGCTGATTTTCGACGAGATCGACCGGGGCGTGGGCGGCGCGGTAGCCGACGCGATCGGCGAACGCCTGTCGCGGCTGGCGCAGAGCAACCAGATATTGGTCGTGACCCATAGTCCACAGGTCGCGGCGCGGGGCGCGGGTCATATGCTGATCGCGAAATCCAGCGACGGCACGGTCACGCGCACGGGCGTCCATGCGCTGGATGATGCGGAGCGGCGCGAGGAGATTGCACGGATGCTGTCGGGCGCGGAGATCACGGCGGAGGCGCGGGCGCAAGCGGAGCGGTTGTTGGAGCGGGTGTAG
- the ligA gene encoding NAD-dependent DNA ligase LigA, translating to MIDPASLTQAEAANRLMRLAREVAKHNRLYHDQDAPEISDADYDALIAENNALEAAFPQLIRADSPNAQVGAAATSALKKIPHAVRMMSLDNGFSDADIGEFLTRIRRFLALPEDAPLALTAEPKIDGLSCSLRYEKGELKLAATRGDGTTGEDVTANVRTIADIPQHLVSPNIPDLFEVRGEVYMAKGDFVALNQRLLAEVEDPEKARQFANPRNAAAGSLRQKDAAVTASRPLRFLAHGWGAHSAVPADTQLGVMQAIASWGLPVSDMLACVDSLDALIAHYRGIEAARAELPFDIDGVVYKVDRLDWQQRLGFVAKAPRWAIAHKFPAERAQTTLEAIDIQVGRTGKLTPVGRLTPVTVGGVVVSNVTLHNADEIERLGVRPGDRIVVQRAGDVIPQVVENLTRDAVRAPFPFPTRCPVCGSEAVREEEEVDYRCTGGLICPAQRFERLRHFVSRVALDIEGLGEKSIQEFIELGWIAEPADIFRLKKHRPALLEREGWKETSVKKLLDAIEAKRTPDAARLLFGLGIRHVGAVTARDLLKRFQTLPKLREVVETATKEADPQDATNAIFEASFDLHAIDGVGPVVVSSLGHFFHEPHNITVWEDLLGNSEKKGEVNPPPYVVETTASAVTGKTIVFTGKLETMSRDEAKAQAERLGAKAAGSVSAKTDLVVAGPGAGSKLKQAAALEIKVITEEEWAEIVKAAGA from the coding sequence ATGATCGACCCCGCCAGCCTCACGCAAGCCGAAGCCGCCAACCGCCTGATGCGCCTGGCCCGCGAGGTGGCTAAGCATAACCGCCTCTATCATGACCAGGACGCGCCGGAGATTAGCGATGCGGATTATGACGCGCTGATCGCCGAGAACAACGCGCTGGAGGCTGCCTTCCCGCAACTCATTCGTGCCGATTCACCCAACGCGCAGGTCGGGGCGGCCGCGACGTCGGCGCTGAAGAAAATCCCCCACGCCGTCCGCATGATGAGCCTGGACAACGGCTTTTCCGACGCGGATATCGGGGAATTCCTTACCCGCATCCGCCGCTTTCTCGCACTCCCCGAAGACGCACCGCTGGCGCTGACCGCCGAACCCAAGATCGACGGCCTGTCTTGCTCGCTGCGGTACGAGAAGGGAGAACTCAAGCTGGCCGCGACCCGCGGCGACGGCACAACGGGGGAGGATGTCACCGCCAACGTCCGTACGATCGCCGACATTCCCCAGCATCTGGTCAGCCCGAACATCCCTGATCTGTTCGAAGTCCGCGGCGAAGTCTATATGGCCAAGGGCGACTTCGTCGCGCTCAACCAGCGCCTGCTCGCCGAAGTCGAAGACCCGGAAAAAGCCCGCCAGTTCGCCAATCCGCGCAATGCCGCTGCCGGATCGCTGCGTCAGAAGGACGCCGCCGTCACCGCCAGCCGCCCGCTGCGCTTCCTCGCCCATGGCTGGGGCGCGCACAGCGCCGTCCCCGCCGACACGCAACTGGGCGTGATGCAGGCGATCGCGTCCTGGGGCTTGCCGGTGTCCGACATGCTGGCCTGCGTCGACAGTCTCGACGCCCTCATCGCCCATTATCGCGGCATCGAAGCGGCGCGCGCGGAACTCCCCTTCGATATCGACGGCGTGGTGTACAAGGTTGATCGGCTTGACTGGCAGCAGCGGCTGGGCTTCGTCGCCAAGGCGCCGCGCTGGGCCATCGCCCATAAATTCCCCGCCGAACGCGCGCAAACGACTCTCGAAGCCATCGACATCCAGGTCGGCCGCACCGGCAAGCTGACCCCGGTCGGCCGCCTGACCCCCGTCACGGTGGGCGGCGTAGTGGTATCCAACGTGACGCTGCACAATGCCGACGAGATCGAACGGCTGGGCGTCCGCCCCGGCGACCGCATCGTCGTCCAGCGCGCGGGCGACGTCATCCCGCAGGTGGTCGAGAATCTCACCCGCGACGCGGTGCGCGCGCCTTTCCCGTTCCCGACCCGTTGCCCCGTCTGCGGTTCCGAGGCCGTGCGCGAAGAGGAGGAGGTCGATTATCGCTGCACCGGCGGCCTGATCTGCCCGGCGCAGCGGTTCGAGCGGTTGCGTCATTTCGTCAGCCGCGTGGCGCTGGATATCGAGGGGCTTGGCGAAAAATCGATCCAGGAATTTATCGAGCTTGGCTGGATCGCCGAACCCGCTGATATCTTCCGCCTGAAAAAGCATCGTCCGGCGCTGTTGGAGCGCGAAGGCTGGAAAGAGACGTCGGTCAAGAAGCTGTTGGATGCGATCGAGGCGAAGCGGACGCCCGATGCCGCGCGGCTACTCTTCGGCCTCGGCATCCGCCATGTCGGCGCGGTGACGGCGCGCGACCTGCTCAAACGTTTTCAGACATTACCTAAACTTCGCGAGGTAGTGGAAACTGCGACAAAAGAAGCAGACCCTCAAGACGCCACTAATGCGATTTTCGAGGCATCATTTGACCTGCACGCGATTGACGGGGTGGGACCGGTAGTCGTCAGTTCCCTCGGCCACTTCTTTCATGAACCGCACAACATTACCGTTTGGGAAGACTTGCTTGGCAATTCAGAGAAGAAGGGCGAGGTCAACCCTCCACCTTATGTCGTGGAAACGACCGCCAGCGCCGTCACCGGCAAGACTATTGTCTTCACCGGCAAGCTGGAAACCATGAGCCGTGACGAGGCGAAGGCGCAGGCCGAACGGTTGGGCGCGAAGGCGGCGGGATCGGTCAGCGCCAAGACCGACTTGGTCGTCGCCGGGCCGGGCGCGGGCAGCAAGCTGAAGCAGGCCGCGGCGCTGGAGATCAAGGTGATCACCGAGGAGGAATGGGCGGAGATCGTGAAGGCGGCGGGGGCATAG
- the chrA gene encoding chromate efflux transporter, producing MFQPDLSTLLRVFARIGLISFGGPAGQIALMHRELVEEREWVEEGAFLRALNVCHLLPGPEAQQLATWIGWRMHGTVGGLASGLLFVLPGAAIMLGLSMLYAFAADLKPVAALFLGIKAAVLAIVVQALIRIARRALDSGFKRALAFAAFLALFLFNLPFPLVVLGSAAIGFVLARVRPDWLHAHGKAAGDAPVGPLPWAQTLRSVLIWIAIWAAPMLAVLVTLGPDHILWKIGVFFSQLAVVTFGGAYAVLAYMAQEAVQSMHWLSAGEMTDGLGLAETTPGPLILVTQFVGFLGAFRAPAPFTPLVAGMLGALLTTWVTFAPCFLWIFSVAPWMERLERAPRLQGALAALTAAIVGVIGNLTLWFALHVLFLRGARVTAGPISLWWPDWTSMDWRIAVIGLGAALLIFVAKRGVMTVLAICAAAGLVVSGL from the coding sequence ATGTTTCAACCGGATTTATCGACATTGTTGCGGGTTTTCGCGCGGATCGGGCTGATCAGCTTTGGCGGGCCTGCGGGGCAGATCGCGCTGATGCATCGCGAACTGGTGGAAGAGCGGGAATGGGTGGAGGAAGGCGCGTTCCTGCGCGCACTCAATGTCTGCCACCTGCTGCCGGGACCGGAGGCGCAGCAACTGGCGACATGGATCGGCTGGCGGATGCATGGCACGGTCGGTGGCCTTGCGTCCGGCCTGTTGTTCGTGCTGCCGGGCGCGGCGATCATGCTGGGGCTGTCGATGCTCTATGCCTTTGCCGCCGATTTGAAGCCCGTGGCGGCGCTATTCCTGGGGATCAAGGCGGCGGTGTTGGCGATCGTGGTGCAAGCGCTGATCCGCATTGCGCGGCGCGCGCTGGACAGCGGGTTCAAGCGGGCGCTCGCCTTTGCCGCCTTCCTGGCGCTGTTCCTGTTCAACCTGCCCTTTCCGCTGGTGGTGCTGGGATCGGCGGCGATCGGTTTCGTGCTGGCGCGGGTGCGGCCCGACTGGCTGCACGCCCATGGCAAAGCCGCAGGCGATGCGCCGGTCGGACCACTCCCCTGGGCGCAGACGCTGCGGTCGGTGCTGATCTGGATCGCCATTTGGGCCGCGCCGATGCTGGCGGTGCTGGTGACGCTCGGCCCGGATCATATACTGTGGAAGATCGGCGTCTTCTTCTCGCAGCTGGCGGTGGTGACGTTCGGCGGCGCTTATGCCGTGCTGGCCTATATGGCGCAGGAGGCGGTGCAATCGATGCACTGGCTGTCGGCGGGCGAGATGACCGATGGGCTGGGCTTGGCCGAAACGACGCCCGGGCCGCTGATTTTGGTGACGCAGTTCGTCGGCTTCCTGGGCGCGTTTCGCGCGCCTGCGCCCTTCACGCCGCTGGTCGCGGGGATGCTCGGCGCGCTACTGACGACATGGGTGACCTTCGCGCCCTGCTTCCTGTGGATTTTCAGCGTCGCGCCATGGATGGAGCGGCTGGAGCGCGCGCCGCGCCTGCAAGGCGCGCTGGCGGCGCTGACCGCGGCGATCGTCGGAGTGATCGGCAATCTGACGCTGTGGTTCGCACTGCATGTGCTGTTCCTGCGCGGCGCGCGCGTAACGGCGGGACCGATCAGCCTGTGGTGGCCGGACTGGACGAGTATGGACTGGCGGATTGCGGTGATCGGCTTAGGCGCGGCCCTGCTGATCTTTGTCGCCAAGCGCGGCGTGATGACCGTGCTGGCAATCTGTGCGGCGGCGGGGTTGGTGGTGAGCGGGTTGTAA
- a CDS encoding winged helix-turn-helix transcriptional regulator: MTAALPLRVGDAYNPDCPTRHVLDRIGDKWAVLVMLCLKDGPVRFNDLRRRIGAISQKMLSQTLKSLERDGLVSRAAFPTVPVTVEYRLTPLADGLIGILDQITGWAETHVGDIMTARRAHDRAQDGADALAA; this comes from the coding sequence ATGACCGCCGCCCTGCCCCTTCGTGTCGGTGACGCCTATAATCCCGATTGCCCGACCCGCCATGTGCTCGACCGGATCGGCGACAAATGGGCGGTGCTGGTGATGCTCTGCCTCAAGGATGGCCCGGTGCGGTTCAACGACCTGCGCCGTCGGATCGGCGCGATTTCGCAGAAGATGCTGTCGCAGACGTTGAAAAGCCTGGAGCGCGACGGCCTGGTCAGCCGCGCCGCCTTCCCCACCGTGCCGGTCACGGTGGAATATCGGCTGACCCCGCTTGCCGACGGACTGATCGGCATATTGGACCAGATCACCGGTTGGGCCGAAACCCATGTCGGCGACATCATGACGGCCCGGCGCGCCCATGATCGCGCGCAGGACGGGGCCGATGCGCTGGCCGCGTAA
- a CDS encoding NAD(P)-dependent oxidoreductase, with protein sequence MKVAIIGGTGRAGREISAELARRGHQVTAISRHPENAVDTDGVTAVAGDVGHPDALIEAISGHDVVVSAVMFSDTDPAALVGVVRESGVPRYLVVGGAASLEVAPGVPLLTTPDFPDAYKAEATRGAAFLDYLRGVDDIDWTFLSPSAYFFVGDRKGSFRLGKDELLVDTDGNSSISYADYAIALVDEIETPQHSRARFTVGY encoded by the coding sequence ATGAAGGTAGCGATCATCGGCGGCACCGGCCGCGCGGGCAGGGAAATCAGCGCGGAACTGGCGCGGCGCGGGCATCAGGTTACGGCGATATCCCGCCATCCCGAAAATGCGGTCGATACTGATGGCGTCACGGCGGTCGCCGGGGATGTCGGGCATCCCGATGCGCTGATCGAGGCGATCAGCGGCCATGATGTGGTGGTAAGCGCGGTGATGTTCTCCGACACCGATCCGGCCGCATTGGTCGGCGTGGTGCGCGAGTCCGGCGTGCCGCGCTATCTGGTGGTCGGCGGCGCGGCCAGCCTGGAAGTCGCGCCCGGCGTGCCGCTCCTCACCACCCCGGATTTCCCCGACGCCTATAAGGCCGAAGCGACCAGGGGCGCAGCATTCCTCGACTATCTGCGCGGCGTGGACGACATCGATTGGACCTTCCTCTCGCCGTCGGCCTATTTCTTCGTCGGCGACCGAAAGGGCAGCTTCCGCCTGGGCAAGGACGAACTGCTGGTCGATACCGATGGCAACAGCAGCATTTCCTACGCCGACTATGCCATCGCGCTGGTCGACGAGATCGAGACGCCGCAGCATAGCCGCGCGCGGTTTACGGTGGGGTATTGA
- the yghU gene encoding glutathione-dependent disulfide-bond oxidoreductase: MTDSYTPPKVWTWDKENGGPFASINRPIAGATHDKTLPVGEHPLQLYSLATPNGQKVTILLEELLEAGVTGADYDAWLIKIGDGDQFGSDFVAINPNSKIPALLDHSVSPPQRVFESGSILLYLAEKFGKFLPTDPAGRTETLNWLFWQMGAGPLLGGGFGHFYAYAPEKYEYPINRYTMEVKRQLDLLDRRLADHEFIAGADYTIADIAIWPWYGGIVLGRAYEAAEFLDAASYTNVVRWAKAIDARPAVKRGRIVNKVNGPLEEQLHERHDAGDFATKTQDKVEGAA; this comes from the coding sequence ATGACCGACAGCTATACCCCGCCCAAAGTCTGGACCTGGGACAAGGAAAATGGCGGCCCGTTCGCCAGCATCAACCGGCCGATCGCAGGCGCGACGCATGACAAGACGCTGCCGGTCGGCGAGCATCCGCTGCAGCTTTATTCGCTCGCCACGCCCAATGGGCAGAAGGTGACGATCCTGTTGGAGGAATTGCTGGAAGCGGGCGTGACCGGAGCGGACTATGACGCCTGGCTGATCAAGATTGGTGACGGCGATCAGTTCGGCAGCGATTTCGTCGCCATCAATCCCAACAGCAAAATCCCCGCGTTGCTGGACCATAGCGTCTCCCCGCCGCAGCGGGTGTTCGAATCCGGGTCGATCCTGCTCTATCTGGCCGAAAAATTCGGCAAGTTCCTGCCGACCGACCCGGCAGGCCGGACCGAGACGCTGAACTGGCTGTTCTGGCAGATGGGCGCCGGGCCGTTGCTGGGCGGCGGCTTCGGCCATTTCTATGCCTATGCGCCGGAGAAATACGAATATCCGATCAACCGCTATACGATGGAAGTGAAGCGGCAGTTGGACCTGCTCGACCGGCGGCTGGCGGATCATGAATTTATCGCGGGCGCGGACTATACGATCGCGGATATCGCGATCTGGCCCTGGTATGGCGGCATCGTGCTGGGCCGGGCCTATGAGGCGGCGGAATTTCTGGACGCGGCGAGCTATACCAATGTCGTGCGTTGGGCCAAGGCCATCGACGCGCGGCCTGCGGTCAAGCGCGGGCGGATCGTCAACAAGGTGAACGGGCCGTTGGAAGAGCAGCTGCACGAGCGCCACGACGCAGGCGATTTCGCGACCAAGACGCAGGATAAGGTTGAGGGGGCGGCGTAA
- a CDS encoding universal stress protein → MPYTNVIAAVDVNAPDLARAAIAGAAQTAGPDGTVHILHVRYYLPTRYSELLVIDFDEQEEQDALSHMQAWAIEAGLDPDRTQIFTRRGRVRDEVITEAEQRKADLIVIGSHQPSLSSRLLGSNASAIVHQSPVSVLVVRTDAK, encoded by the coding sequence ATGCCCTACACCAACGTCATAGCCGCCGTCGATGTGAACGCTCCGGACTTGGCGCGCGCCGCGATTGCAGGTGCCGCGCAGACGGCCGGGCCGGATGGCACCGTCCATATCCTGCATGTCCGCTATTATCTGCCGACCCGCTATTCCGAATTGCTGGTGATCGATTTCGACGAGCAGGAGGAGCAGGATGCGCTGTCGCATATGCAGGCCTGGGCGATCGAGGCGGGACTGGACCCGGACCGCACGCAGATATTCACCCGGCGCGGACGCGTGCGGGACGAGGTGATTACCGAAGCGGAGCAGCGCAAGGCCGACCTGATCGTCATCGGATCGCACCAGCCCTCCCTCTCCTCCCGCTTGCTCGGCTCCAATGCGTCGGCGATCGTGCATCAGTCGCCGGTCAGTGTGCTCGTGGTGCGGACTGATGCGAAATAA
- the groES gene encoding co-chaperone GroES, with product MAFRPLHDRVLVRRIEAEAKTAGGIIIPDTAKEKPQEGEIVSVGTGSKAEDGKVTPLDVKAGDRILFGKWSGTEVKVDGEDLLIMKELDILGVVA from the coding sequence ATGGCATTTCGTCCGTTGCACGACCGTGTTCTCGTCCGCCGCATCGAAGCGGAAGCGAAGACCGCTGGCGGCATCATCATCCCCGACACCGCCAAGGAAAAGCCGCAGGAAGGCGAAATCGTCTCCGTCGGCACCGGCAGCAAGGCCGAAGACGGCAAGGTCACGCCGCTCGACGTGAAGGCTGGCGACCGCATCCTGTTCGGCAAATGGTCCGGCACCGAAGTCAAGGTCGACGGTGAAGACCTGCTCATCATGAAGGAATTGGACATTCTGGGCGTCGTCGCTTAA